The Chryseobacterium glaciei DNA window TCACTTCAAACGGAATCGGTTTAACCAACATGAAAAACAGAGCCGAGATCATCGGGGCAGATTTCAGCCTTGAAAGCCAGAAAAACCTCGGAACTACACTCAATATTATTTTAAAAAAACAGCCATGAAAAAAACTATAGTTATTGTTGATGATCATGTACTTATCGCAAAAGCTTTAGAAGGAATTATTGATAATTTTAAAGATTTTGAAGTAATTTATGTTGCTGAAAACGGTAAAGATCTCATTCAAAAATTTGAAAACAACAGCAAAATTCCGGATATCATTCTTTTAGACATCAGTATGCCGATTATGGATGGTTTTGAAACTGTATTTTGGCTCAAAGAAAATCATCCGAACATCAAAGTAATGGCGCTGAGCATGCAGGGTGACGATAAAAGTGTCATTAAAATGATCAAAAACGGAGCAAAAGGATATTTACTGAAAAATACCCATCCAAAAGAACTTGAGAATGCTCTTATTAAATTAAATTCAGACGGTTTTTTCTATCCGGAATGGGCTTCAAAGATCATTTTCTCCAACATGAATAATGATAAAGGCACTGAAAACGGAGTAAGAATTTCTGACCGTGAAAGAGAGTTTTTACGATACACTGTAACCGAACTCAGCTATAAAGAAATTGCCGATAAAATGTGCTGCAGTCCGAGAACAGTTGAAAGTTACAGAGATCAGCTTTGTGATAAATTAGACCTAAAAACGCGTGTTGGCTTGGCGGTTTTTGCTATTAAAAATGGTTTTGCGGAATCATAATTTACATATTTTCAAATAAACATTTAAACATAAAAAATCCTTTTCAGACCGAAAAGGATTTTGTTTTTTATTTAATTATTTCTATAAATTCTTAGAATTATCTGCCGGTGTATAATCCATAAAAAGACCGCCGTCTAAATTCACAGATTTCACTTTCTTTTTAATAGGAATCGTTAAAACAGCCTGTTTTTGATCTTTCTCCCAAAGTGATGGCGGGAAATGAAGTTTTTCCACAGTTCCGTCTTCATAGGTCAATATCGCTTCAAAAGGAATGGCAAAACCTCCCACATTATCAATATTAACGGTTAAAAGATCATTTAGCTGAGAAACGTTGGCGATTTTTAAATCAATATAATTATTGGTGTAAAACCAGTTATTGAAAAACCAATTTAAGTTTTTCCCTGAACCTGAATTCATTGAGTAAAAATAATCCCACGGAATTGGGTGTTTCCCATTCCAGTTATCCATGTAATGATGTAACGCTTTTTTGAAAACCTCATCACCTAAATAATCTTTCAAAGCCAAATAAGAGAGAGATGCTTTTACATAAGAATTATTTCCATAACCTGCTCCACTTACCTGCGTACTCATAGAAATAATCGGTTGGTCTTGCTCTGCAGAAGGATCGTTGATCCATTTTTTAACCCTAAAATTTTGATAGAATTCTTTGGCTGCAGCTTCTCCGTTTTCATCAATTCCGATTAGATATTCCAAAGTTGTTGCCCAACCTTCATCCATAAAAGCGTAACGCGTTTCGTTGATGCCCATGTAGAAAGGGAAATACGTGTGCGCAATTTCGTGATCTGCCGTTAATCTCGCATCCTGAAAATTATCCGGAACCGTTGAATCATTGATCATCATTGGATATTCCATATCAGCATACCCTTGAATTGCCGTCATTACATTGTACGGATATTCTACACCCGGCCAGTTTTTTGAGAACCAATCCAGATTATAACGCATCCAGTCTACATAATGTTCAAAATCTTTTGTTCCTGCTTTGTATCCGGCCTGAACACTTGCTCTTTTTGTTTTTAACTGAACACTTGCCGCATCCCAAACATAATGATTGCTTAATGCAAAACAAAAATCGGTGATATTATTGGCCTTAAATTTCCAAATATTCCATTTATTAGGTTTGGTTACTTTCCCCGATTTCATCTCCTGCTCGGTAGCAACGTGTATTACTTTGTCACTTTTTAATGAAGATTTATATCTTTTTAAATATTCCGGTTGAAGAACTGCATCAGGATTTAAAAAATCTCCCGTTGACCAAACCACATAGTTTTTCGGAGCCGTGATCGCGAAACTATAATCATTAAAATCGTTATAAAACTCCTGTCTGTCCGAGTGCGGAAGCATATCCCAACCATTGTAATCGTCGTACACAGAAATTCTTGGGAAAGAATAGGCTACATAAAAAGTTTCGGGGTCAATTTGCCCTTCTCTTCCACTTTGCACAGATAACGGATATTCCCATTCAATTTTAACCTCAGCTTTGGCTTTAGATTTTAAAACTGAATTTAATTTTACTTTTTCGACTGTTCCCCAATCTTCACTATTCACTTCATATTTTTCACCATTTACGATAAACAATTTGATGTGTAAACCTGAAGACAAAAAGTCTTTGGAAACAGATCCTGACCTCGGCGACTGTGGTTTATGTAAATTATTAACAAATCTTATCGCTAATTCATCCAAATCTTTTGGGCTGTTGTTGGTATAAATAATTGTCTCTTTTCCGGAAACTATTTTAGTATTGGCATCAACCTTTACATCAACTGTATAAATCCCTTTATTTTGCCAATAATTTTTCCCGGGAGCTCCAGAAATATCTCTTGTTCCATTTTCATACGCTTTCTTAATATTTCTCGGCATATACAGTTCCTGCGCAGAAGAAATCTGCCATGAAGTGATCATTATTAATCCGAAAAGTAATTTGTTCATTTCTCTACATTTAAAAGATAGGTCTCAAAATTAAGGAAATTGTAACAGACAGCCATCAATTCTTCGTCCTATCATTATAAATTTTAATTAAAAACACTTTACATTCGATCTTGTTCATCCGCTTTTTTAATTGCCTTAACATTTTTCACTGCTTGATTTCCAAAATTAAAT harbors:
- a CDS encoding M1 family metallopeptidase, which translates into the protein MNKLLFGLIMITSWQISSAQELYMPRNIKKAYENGTRDISGAPGKNYWQNKGIYTVDVKVDANTKIVSGKETIIYTNNSPKDLDELAIRFVNNLHKPQSPRSGSVSKDFLSSGLHIKLFIVNGEKYEVNSEDWGTVEKVKLNSVLKSKAKAEVKIEWEYPLSVQSGREGQIDPETFYVAYSFPRISVYDDYNGWDMLPHSDRQEFYNDFNDYSFAITAPKNYVVWSTGDFLNPDAVLQPEYLKRYKSSLKSDKVIHVATEQEMKSGKVTKPNKWNIWKFKANNITDFCFALSNHYVWDAASVQLKTKRASVQAGYKAGTKDFEHYVDWMRYNLDWFSKNWPGVEYPYNVMTAIQGYADMEYPMMINDSTVPDNFQDARLTADHEIAHTYFPFYMGINETRYAFMDEGWATTLEYLIGIDENGEAAAKEFYQNFRVKKWINDPSAEQDQPIISMSTQVSGAGYGNNSYVKASLSYLALKDYLGDEVFKKALHHYMDNWNGKHPIPWDYFYSMNSGSGKNLNWFFNNWFYTNNYIDLKIANVSQLNDLLTVNIDNVGGFAIPFEAILTYEDGTVEKLHFPPSLWEKDQKQAVLTIPIKKKVKSVNLDGGLFMDYTPADNSKNL
- a CDS encoding response regulator transcription factor, translated to MKKTIVIVDDHVLIAKALEGIIDNFKDFEVIYVAENGKDLIQKFENNSKIPDIILLDISMPIMDGFETVFWLKENHPNIKVMALSMQGDDKSVIKMIKNGAKGYLLKNTHPKELENALIKLNSDGFFYPEWASKIIFSNMNNDKGTENGVRISDREREFLRYTVTELSYKEIADKMCCSPRTVESYRDQLCDKLDLKTRVGLAVFAIKNGFAES